The genomic region AGCCTCAAAACTTTTAGGAATACTAAAAGTGAGAAACTTTATCTTAGTGGACCCATCATTGTCCTCACTATCTGCTTCACTAATCAACTCCTTTGATAGCCACTCATTGTCAAACAACCCACGGACATCATGAATACAAACATTATCTGTTGACCGTGAAGACTCAACTACTGGACTAGAAGGTTCTTGTCTCACATTTCCTTTAGAAGTCTCAATGTCACACTGGACGTTGACATCAATTAGACTTTCTTCACTGACATCAACTTCTTCACCATCCACATCTTCATCCTCAATCTCTGCCTCATGTACATCCTCACCATCATTGTCCTCTGCATCATCATCCTCTCCTAAATGCTCCAGCTCAAAATCATGTACCTTAGCTTCCTCTACATGATTGACCTTACCATCCTCAACCTGATGGACCTAAACATCCTCACCATCACCCTCACCCTCATGGGCATCACCTTCACCCTCCACCCTTTTTGTTCCAACTTCAGTATGGACCTCACCATCACCCTCATGGGCATCCCCTTCACCCTCCACCATTTATGTTCCAACTTCAGTATGGACCTCATGATAAcaattgaaaaacagttattttcatgcttcatttgagatcaaaatacaccctttaaggcttagaatgagcttagaatcaagcaaaacacgtaagttgagtcggttgagagtcaaaagctgtttttagagatattatgcttgttttgcagcgtttttgatgaaaatgaagaatgggattgaagatggaaggtcttagactcaagaaagaagaagaaacatgaagaaaaaaagagtctaGAAACCGTCCAGCGCCAAAATCCAACACTGGGCGGCCAAATGTGAGGAGAAGCCACTGTTTGGCGCCCAGGCAGGGAAGCCAGGCGGTGGCGCGATCATGGGCACACCGTCGGGCGCCAAAGTGCGACGCCAGGTATAAATAGCCCAAGTGCGACTtcagatgcattcttttgacagaagggggcggccagacctaattttcactccttggagaagatctcttggatgcttaggctcctttttatccaatctagggtttgcttttccattcttccatcatttttcatctaatttcaccatgacaatggtgaactaaacccttttgttgttgaggaacaatgtaatattttgaaactctcttttattgaaactcttatttatttatatgcttgttgtatgctttgattatcaattgttgggtttctcatctgcgcttaatgcttttatcgtttaactcattcgataattgttgtttgtctttaatgatacgggaacgtacggtactgtcatgaactagtggaaaattccttgattaagcaataccacctaggaatagggggtaggacgatcaattgtttttgcttccatttatcatgcattattaattactaggggaggttagggatagcaagccaataatttgggttttaggctcttttcgccgagggatcgggttaagggtagactaagaaagtttgcatgacaattagataacaaaacgaatcaaataagaggagtagataagagaaagtggataagatgaaattgtaaaccccaacaactccattcatccatagtctttttctcgtcaattgaatcaatcgcatttgcatgtttacta from Vigna radiata var. radiata cultivar VC1973A unplaced genomic scaffold, Vradiata_ver6 scaffold_23, whole genome shotgun sequence harbors:
- the LOC111240699 gene encoding heterogeneous nuclear ribonucleoprotein Q-like; the protein is MVEGEGDAHEGDGEVHTEVGTKRVEGEGDAHEGEGDEEAKVHDFELEHLGEDDDAEDNDGEDVHEAEIEDEDVDGEEVDVSEESLIDVNVQCDIETSKGNVRQEPSSPVVESSRSTDNVCIHDVRGLFDNEWLSKELISEADSEDNDGSTKIKFLTFSIPKSFEAYKWEVGTYFAEKKEFTDAIRTYALSNGRSLKFIKNDKKGFL